GCCGTGGTGGAGTGTCACGATCGGGCCAGGTGCGTCGTCGTCTTCCACAGATGTATCGCGCACGGCTTCCAGGAGGAACCGGTCCCAGTCGGAATGCCCAACCGTCAGGGAATCGTTCGAGCGCCGGGAGGGGCGTTGGAGCGGGATTCGGTCATCGCCTTCGATCAGTGTCAACCCATCCTCGGCCAGGACGATCTCGATCTGCCGCCCGGCCGAATGCCATTCGCCCGCCCACGCATCCGCGCCGTCATACGAGCGCAGTGTTTCTGATGAGAGCTCAGGCAACGGGGCTCCGTCGATGGAGGCGACGACCAGCTTCCGCAGATCGTTGGTCATCATGTAGTCCGGCACCGCGCCATTGGCCAGCATCACGACGCAGATGCCGTTGGCGATATCGACCAGCAGATCGGATTCGTACCCGACCATATCGCCACCGTGACCGAGGAAAACCACCTCGCCCGAATCCTCATCCGTCCCCCAATAGAGACCGTAGCCATACTCCTCCTCGGCTGCCGGATCGGGAAGCCGGGCAGGATCGACCATGGCACGCAGTTGCTCCGGGGTCAGCACCGGGGACGTCTCGCCATTCCAGGTGCGAAGCAGGAATTCGGCGTAGCCGAGCATGTCCGAGATGTCCATCACGATGCTCCCCGCGCCGGAGGAGGTTTCCATCCAGGTGGCGGGATAGACCGGATCGCCGCTGCGCCAGGGCCGATCGTCGAACTGCCGCTTGTAGCCCATCGCCAGGGCGGACCGTTGGCTCGTGGTCACCGAGGCAGTGGAGGTGGCGAATCCCAGCGGCGCGAGCACCCGCTCGGTCAATATGCGGTCGAACGATTGCCCGGTGACCGCCTCGGCCAGCACCCCGAGCAGGCTGTAGCCAACATCGGAGTAGTGCCAATACGCACCGGGAGCCGCGACTCGCACATTGCGTAGCTCCCAGAGCTCCCAGAGGCTATCGGGCCGGTGGGCAAACCCGGTGGGAAGCCCGGCGGTGTGGCAGAGCAGGTGGTGCGCGGTGATCGGCGCATGCTCGGAGCGGACCGCGAACCAGGGCAGATAGTCGGTTATCGGCGCATGCAGGTCGATCTTGCCTTCGGCTTCGAGTTGCATGAAGACGATGCCGAGAGCGCACTTGCTGATCGATCCGATCTCGAACAGGGTCTCGTCGCGCACCGGGAACTGGGCGTCGCAGTTTGCGAACCCATAGGTGCGCAGGATCCGCCGTCCGTCGCGAGTGGCGATGCCGATCGCCATGCCCTGCGCTTCGGATTCGGTCAGGGTGCGTTGCGCGATCGCGTCGATTCGGTCGAACAGCATTGGGCGCTCCACGGTCAGCAGGCCGCGCGATGAATGGCGCCCAGCCCGGCGAAGGTAGCCTGTTCGGCGCGCGCCTCGGTCGTCATCTGGCCGGGTCCGCCGTAATCAGCGAATACGATGTTGATCGGGTTCGAGCGCTCGTAAATGCCACCGAATGCGCCGATGCCCTCCGAGAGCCGGTTCAGGAACGCGTGGCCGTAGATCTCGTTCATCAGCGTCGCGCTGGACCAGTCGAGCTGGAACTCAGCACGTTCTTCGATGGGAATCGACGCGTAGAGCGACTGCGCCAGGGCGGCAATCGTTTCCGGGCCCCCGCAGTCGCGTGCCTTGTCCAAGCCATCGTTCGTCAGGAGAATCACGATGCCATCCGGCAGCGCGGTGACCGAGCCGATGTACTGGGCGCTGGGATCGTCGGGATCTGGGCACGCCACATTTGGTCCGGAACCGCAATCGGCGGCGGGCGCATCTTGCGCGCGCACGAAACCCGGCCAGGAAAGCAGGAGCAATGCGCCCATCACCGCCAACAGGAGGGAGAAGAGCGTTGCGCGCAGGAACGGGGAAAGAACTGAACTCATCGATGATCACCCACGTTTCGAGAGATGGGGAGCCTCGCATGACGCGAGGCTCCCCGTCGAAGATACCGTATTGTGTCTTGTCTATTCGTATCTGAGCGCTTCGGCCGGGACGATGCGCGCGGCCTGCCGCGCCGGGAGCCAGGTGGTGATCAGGGAAGCGACCACCGCCAGCGCGAGCACGATGCCAATCGTGTTCCAGGGGACCGTGAAGTCGATCCCGCCCGTGGCGCCCATTTGATTTCCGGTCAGCAAGTTGCGCGCCAGCGCGATGCCCAGCACCGTTCCCGAAAGCACGCCCACTCCAACGATGAAGCCGGCTTCGATCAGGAACGACCAGGAGACCATGCCGCGTTGGAACCCAATCGCGCGCAGAACGCCGATCTGCTGGCGACGCTCGATCACGTTTCGGAACGAGATCACGCCGATGGCCGCGATACCGACGATCAGTCCAAGGGCCATGAACGATTCCAGGATGCGGAAGAACCCCGCGTTTTCCTCCTGATCGTCGTGCAGCTGCTCCTGGATCGAGATCGCCTTGACGCCGCTCGAAAGGAGCACGGACTGGATGTCGCGCGCCGTCTCGGCTGCCTGATCGGGGTCGGAGACCTTGATCAGATAGCGGGTGTCGATCTCGTCGCCCAAGATCGGTGCTGCGGTCGCGTCGCTGGTGTAGATGCCGACGAAGTCCGAGAGCTTCGGCGAAATGACCCCAATGATGCGCACGGTCTGTGGTGTCCCGTCCCCATTGCGAACTTGCAGTTCGACCGGGGCGAACCCTTGCTCGTCGGCCTCGATGCCATCGAACAGCTTCGCCAGATTCGGATCGTCCATTCCGCTGGGGATGAAACCATCGACCACGGCCACGCCAGGTTCGCTGCGTAGCGCTTCGACAATGGCCGCATCGCTTTCATATCCCGCGGCCCGTCCGATGAATACCCACTCGGCGCCGTCGATGTACGCCTCGTCCATGCCGCTGAAATCGACCCCGTACCAGGAGGAATCGCCGGGCTGCGCCACCTGGCCGTCGGCAGTAGTCGATTGGACGCCAATGTCGACGATGGTCGAGGAATCGATGC
The sequence above is drawn from the Thermomicrobiales bacterium genome and encodes:
- a CDS encoding serine hydrolase domain-containing protein; protein product: MLFDRIDAIAQRTLTESEAQGMAIGIATRDGRRILRTYGFANCDAQFPVRDETLFEIGSISKCALGIVFMQLEAEGKIDLHAPITDYLPWFAVRSEHAPITAHHLLCHTAGLPTGFAHRPDSLWELWELRNVRVAAPGAYWHYSDVGYSLLGVLAEAVTGQSFDRILTERVLAPLGFATSTASVTTSQRSALAMGYKRQFDDRPWRSGDPVYPATWMETSSGAGSIVMDISDMLGYAEFLLRTWNGETSPVLTPEQLRAMVDPARLPDPAAEEEYGYGLYWGTDEDSGEVVFLGHGGDMVGYESDLLVDIANGICVVMLANGAVPDYMMTNDLRKLVVASIDGAPLPELSSETLRSYDGADAWAGEWHSAGRQIEIVLAEDGLTLIEGDDRIPLQRPSRRSNDSLTVGHSDWDRFLLEAVRDTSVEDDDAPGPIVTLHHGGETFARLGAQLPESPSYPPEWEGFTGFYRSYNPWYPALRVVLRDGRLYLFDSYGHGNELRPEDDGFRVGAEPPSFDWLAFTPIIDGIAQGIRFETGAEYNRFFSD